The Alnus glutinosa chromosome 8, dhAlnGlut1.1, whole genome shotgun sequence DNA segment ACTGCTGtaagttcttttcttttatttttttatttttatttttttcgtttttacCTTTTTATTGAGGAACCCAATAATTGAGAGGCCGTGGTGGAGTAATTTAATTAGTTCTAGTGtaatatgaaaaacaaaaaaaatgtcttcttattttcttatattgtttgtagtgtgttgatttttgtttttgtttgtgtattttttttttgggttttctcaGAGAGAATTTCCTAAATTTGTAACTTTGTTTTTAATGGTGTATCAATGCTTGATGAGATTTTATGATTAGCCCTAAGTTCtggaaatttattatttatttgaactTTTTCCATTTGTGAATCTTATGGGCAATGGTGAAAGACACACTAATTTCTTTGTACTTGTGTTTCTTCTTGCTCCATGAATCATGATGGATAGCTTTTTAGTTTTAGCGTCTTGTCGAGTTTTGTACACTTTTTAGTTTTACCTCTAAACTCATTTTCTAATTCGGTCTATTATATTACGTGCATTTTGAATATAAATGGATAGAGCACGTGATTCTTATTTTccaattcagtttattaaattatatttgtttataaagtttgtgatttttacatgcatttttaatataaatctGTATTTAGAGTATTTGATTGAAAGCATTTGCAACTAGTTTGGATGAATACTTTGTCATGCATGCacaccctttctttcttttttactttttttaagtaattactGTTTTCTTTAGTTAATGCAGTTTTTAGACAAATAAAAACCCACCGATTAATTGAATAGGAATAGATAGATGATGAACTCCTTTCGAGTACGAGAGACCACAAGTAAATTCAATTTAGGTCGGAGGCAAACTACAAAGACaaatgtgtatatatgtatataataccATGTGATAAATACGTTattaaatcattttaaaaaatttaaatgacaatCATGTACACTGTATATTGACCATAAAATCTGAAGAGTAGTTTCGTTTCTTGTGATTGACATCGTATGAGAAATGAAACGATGGCAGTGGCAGATCTTTAAGAGAAATGGGAGACAGACTGTGATGGCGGTGGGGTTTTAAGAGGGAAAAGGTTATGAACTTGTTCTGATTGTGTAATATATGAACACCAGAAACTTCCAATTAGAAAATAGCAGAATGTCCCTTTCATACACATGTGATTCACGCGTATCCTGTCAGgatcataaaaaaatttctagtcTTTTGTAGAACATTAATTAAATGGtaaattttattatcttttattcatttaaatgtttagGACTAAGAgtaaaaagtttaatttttaatcatatttttaaaatttacttctcattttaattaaatattttacgttttttaaaattacctgTCTTGATAGCCATTACCCGGAGCTGTTCTCACATGAAAACACCtaatgtgaaatttttggtcATGGCAATAAATTTTACGCCACTTTCCtctcaattttacttaaaataaggATGATTCATATCATGATATAgattgtattttattatatttaacggTTTACATAGTGTTACGTTATTTAAACATTATAAttttaaccataaaataaatcgcgtaaatttgaatttaaattcGAACTTCCTTTGTGACGTGATGCAACAATAAATACTGCATTTTTTTGGCACCTTGCATCACTTAAGGCTAAAGGGGGatggaaaatgttagaaacacgaatttattttattttgttgatgtaATACTGCGGACCAACCCTTATATTaatccttatttaaaaaaaaaaaaaaattaagaacggACGGATAAAAGTTTTGTATATACCACTACTACAAGAGGAGGATACCTTCCTATGACTAAAAGTTGAGATACTTGTCATTTCTATGACCAAAGATGAGATACTTGTCATTTTGCCAAGGACTAAAAAGAGACAAAGAAGCAATAAAATCCGAAAGAACAGCAAGAAACCCCCATGAAAGACAATCAACACTGCCAGGTAGAGGATATAGACAACCCTCTTTCTGCTACctgccactctctctctctctctcttacataAACTGGCAACACATACACCAAATGCATGAtcataaaatcaaatataaacGAAAAAACCCACGCTACAGTAGACATTAGAAAATTGAACAGAGAATAGGGTCAACTCTTATTTAATTGTAGGGTGAAAGGTACgtgtataaaactatataagttaattttaattgattCATGTAATTAAACAGATCAAACCCTTTATAGTCTTAACTTGTTAATTTCGTATTATGTTCGTGTACCGTGTCAAAGAATTCAAATTGTGCcaagacataaattataaaaatatgtaagTCTAACCCTAATTTATGTGGAGTAAAGAAGAACTCACACTGCAGCAAAACTAATGTCGAACACCGACAAAAGTAGAAGTGTTGTTAACAAGAAAAGAAGGTTTTATTAGAAACTATTTCCAATCAAGAAAATAAGTGTGTTCTCATCGATAGTGAGACCTGAAAACACCATGCACACTCAGAACAAAGCAGCGAATGAAAAAGTTGATATCATGCTGGGAAAGAAGAAGATTGGCAAAGGAGATGAAGCAGAATAGTTGTTATAAGGCACGTATCCGTAGGTAGCAGGAGGAGAGTATTGGCAACACTGAACAACCGGAGTTGGTGGGCATCCTCCTTCGGTAGGCAACTGTGGTGGCGGCGGCGCTCCATATGAGGGATAGTTAGAAAGCGGTGGGGGTGGCAGGGGCGGCGGAGCTCCATAGGAAGGTGGGGCTGGTGTGTGGCACGGATACTGACAAATTGTGCAGTTCAGACAAGCAACTGGTGAAGGCATGACATCCCTAGAAACCTTCCCAGACTCTGAACAACCAAGGTTGAGCACTGACAGCCATATTGCCATAGGAAACAAAAGTTTTGCTTTTGCTAAAAGCATACTTCTTCGATCCTTCCCACTACAAGGTCAACTTatagaagaaaatataaagggAGATATAGGGTACAATTCGGGACTGTTAAGAGCTATAGAGGAAGATAGACTGTTAAGAGCTATAAGGATTCAGATGACTCTACGGTACCATTGTACCGATTTATAACCCCCAGTGCCCTATTTTGTTTTGGCCCTTTCACCCCTTTCTTCTGCATCCCGGATTTGTTGCCGCATGGCAGACCATCTGTCATAATGATGTGCAAGTAGCATAGAAGTACACACAGACAacataatttctttttccatttcctttctttttctttttttttccccagttGTCTAACTATTGACACTCGTCCTGACAAGTGAGTTCAAAATTTTGCTATTTGAAATATGTAATTGAAATATGAAGTAAACGAGGAAAATGAGGAAAATCATATTCGAACTCAACACCGTTACTCTAATATCATATTGAGTTActacttattctaaaaacttaaattaataaaaaaatgtttgattaaatcatttaactaatattCTAACATCAACCGTGGTTACAATACTGCCAATGCATTTAACTTTAACCGGTGGTTACACTTTCTTTTAGAGTTTATTCCACCATAATTCTAACGTGACAGAAGCAATTAGCTCTtgttaggaaaagaaaaggttggggggggggggggggatgatTGGTTGTGCCACATCAATAGAATGGAATAGTAGtaaaataaaagtgtggtttctagcattactttttttttttttttctaagagtCTTACACCACCTTGCACTGAGTGGAAACTCTCACATGACACATGCTAATAAACGTGCCTGATTTATGTCATGGGTGTAGAAAGGAAAAACacgaaaacaaaaaaccaaatgCACTATGAACCTCATAATAGAGCAAAGAGGAGCATTTATTgattaaaataatcaaataatatgGGTAATAGGGAATTGATACAACAAATATCAATTCTATTCTCATCTAGGACTGATCAGAAGAAGTTCGGTACTTGTTCAGATCCCTGGTGTTCAAATATAGGCAGCTCAATTTGTCATTGAAAAATGAAGTTACAGGCATCTGCGATAATCCAGTGTAGTCACCCTGTACCTTTGCCAAGCATATTTCAGTAATGAACTTGAAAAGCTCGTGCTTCTGGGAAAAAGGTTGAGCTGCAAATTCCTCAAACGGCATCCACTAAGGAGAAAAAATGTGGAccatgccaaaaaaaatatcagtCAGTTATGGCATGCATTATGAGAGCAGACTcattcaaattatcaaaacaaaaggCATTAATGGCTTGCAGCATGAGTATCGCGGGTTGCAAGTATCTGATCTCAGCATTgccttgaaaataaaaaataaaataaaataaataaaaaccagaTAAATGAAGTAAATAGCTGACCCAAAGTATCCGTCCAGAGCTCTCTTTTATTAAGAGAGCTCACCTGTGTTAAGTCCTGTTTTGCCAAGCATGGGAAAGAATGTCAAGTCATATTTCATGGAAATAAGCTCTATTTTGGCAAACCCAAAACAGAGGAGGAAAGGAGCCATGCCATTTATGATTGTTTTTCCATTTCATTGTTATTTTCCTTTTGAAACTATATTCTCGTATCCTAAATAAAACATTTACTAACAGAGAGTTTCCTTGTTGGCAAAACTACATGCTAGTATTTATGTAATGGGCTTAGGCAGAAGAAAGACATGCAGAAATAATAAGCTATTGTTCTTTGTCACCCGAAAGAATTTCTTTGGAATTCTCTCTTGAACTTCAATAAAATCTCGTTCTTAACAACCCACAACCTAGGCGGCCAAGGAAAAAGGACATTCATGGCcatttaagttttcaatttgataTTGACTAGGGATCTTCTTGGGGAAAGTTTCCTTTAAATGGTAGGCATTGCCAGCTATATGTTCTGTGCGTGTGGAACAGAAGGAGTGAAAGTTATCCCTTGCTTCAAGTTGAGCTCAAGTGTTTCTCATGTTACTTGTTTTCTGCCATTATCAGTTCTCCCTGGTCAAAGACAATACTTTGAAACCGTACGggcatggatttttttttttaggctatAGATGCTAGATTGTTGCTGGGATAAGCTTGTTATGTAGCACTTTATAGAGTTAAAACATTTTGTTGCCTGCTTACATCAGTGAAaccaattttgagaaaattccaaactttcaaatctgaaatcataaaaaagaaaaaaatcatttatgtaCATTGTCAGCCAAGAATTACCTGGGCTGCCTCAATCTCGAGTTCTTGCTTCTGAATGTCAAAGGATAGAGGCCGCATCatgcaaatgaaaaataaatctgaCTTTTCAAAGAACATCTTGTGTGATTGCCTGtaagataaaagagaaaaggacATGAATGCATGAGAACACTTCAGaaaaatttgtaattacttcAAAAAGGCCACAAAGTTTTTGGATCATTAGCGTAGAGATTTGTCAAAAGACATAGCAAGATGGAGCTGAGTGCCATCTAAACTAACAATGCCCTGCTTGTTGATTTCAGTTGTACTTTCATACAACTTTTAAGTCTTTTGACACTCAGCCTAGCTGCTGAGTGTCAAAAGACTTGCTTGTTAAAAGAAATAGCAAGATTTATCAAAAGACTCTGTGTGCCCATCTAAACTAACAATGCCCAGCTTGTTGATTTCAGTTGTACTTTCATACAATTTTATAGGAGGattcatgttaaaaaaatttaagattttcCACTGAAGCAGCTTTTGGGCCAAAACCGAGGTAGTCCTAATCCAGAATTCCACTGGCTGCTATTTCTTCTTAATGGAAATATTTGAAGCTAGGACTGTCCCAACCCAACCAGACTCTTTACCACCAAAGCCAAGGCTCAGAGGCCAGTATGTCACTCAAATCTAAACTAAATTCAACATATAAACCTGTCCGAAACCCAAAATAACTAACTTGTCACAACTGGTCACAGGAATTCACAACCACGACCAGAAACCAATTTTTTACTTcgttttttctaaattaagttGGTAAGATTCAGATCTAGGACCTAGCCAAACCCCAGCCTATCCTTTTACCACCTGAGCCAAGCCTAAGGGCAACATTTCTGTTTGAGCGACGTATTGGATAAGAACAAATTTTCCTAATTAGCATCTAGAATGCTTTTTTACATATGTACACTTCCATGAAAATCAAGATGTCCAATATATACAGGGTAGTACAGTATTTTAACTATCAGAACTGCTATGCGACTGAAAAGCTTGCTGTATCTGAGCCATTCCCCAGGTTCTCCCAACTACTGATAGAATGCAACTGATTGTGTATTAATATAAATCTCCAAGGAGAAGCCTATTTCATGTTGGTGTTTATAGACTTACCACACAATGCTACTACTGCCCAACTCTAAGCTTATTCACCACATACACATTTTTGAAATGTAACTCAGAAAGTAAAGATAATGATGTAGCCGCTAATATAAAATAGGTATTTAGGTGAAAGATATATTTGAGAGAATAAAACCTTTATACCTGAATGCCAGTATCTCCAGGAATTCCGTTTCAATCTGAAGCAGTAAAAACAGTCTGTTTTAAGAAGACTATCATACCAGCACATAAATCAGAAGGTACTAACAACATTTATTGATATATATTCAACACTTACTCctgtttcttcttctacttctcttTTGGCTGCCATAAAAATATTCTCACCCTGTAGATTGAAGAGCTCCTTTAATGCTTGATAACAAAATGCATTTAGTTTTCAAATAATGGAAAAGCATCTTGGTTAAGTATATACCTCATCAACAGTCCCGGTAGGGATTTTCCACACACCTGTCCCTTGGAACTTACCACTCTTTTCCTGAACTACAAGCATctagcagagagagagagaaaaaattagCAATATAGGAAAAAAGGGTTGACAAATGTCAATTAAAAACAAAGACCGACAGAACTACTTATAAACAAACGCCAACTTTGAGAAGGAGGATGCTTTGTTGAATTAAACCGATAATCAAGAGAAAAgagaatgttaaaaaaaaaaaaaatgacaaagaaGTGTCCGAGTTTGTAAAACACCATATCAACAAAATGAGAGCAAGCTACCCTAAActgctgtatatatatattaaagatcTGGTTAGATTGCCTGACACCATTAGATAACCGCATTGCCATTAGACATAAAAACCTTAAAGGCCCATTTTTTAGAGTCATGCTATTTATCTTTTCCAGCAACCAAAACAACTCAGTATCACAAAAAGTTCTTGAATTTCCTTGCGAATTTCAGAACCAGTGCTCAAAATTTCAATCTCTTGACTGTGACCGATGTTTAAATGCTGATGGGAGGACATTTTCTATTAGATAATGTATGTTTATCCACAACGATTAGGAGAAATAGTAGTAACTACAGAGGAAGTACCCACCTCTCTTTTATCATTCAAAACAATAGCACCAATACCTACACGGTGTGAAGCATTTGCAGGAATAGTACTAGTGGTTTCAGAAATCCAGCAAACCAGCATCAGGTAATTTGGCTCGGCATGGTGGTACTGAAATCCCTCCTGCCACC contains these protein-coding regions:
- the LOC133876548 gene encoding nudix hydrolase 10-like isoform X2, with product MLVPDQVCKNGIEHAELLPATDDDHGGVIVDMKEAMDSEVFVTSLRASISKWRQQGKKGIWIKLPIGLVTLVEPAVGEGFQYHHAEPNYLMLVCWISETTSTIPANASHRMLVVQEKSGKFQGTGVWKIPTGTVDEGENIFMAAKREVEEETGIETEFLEILAFRQSHKMFFEKSDLFFICMMRPLSFDIQKQELEIEAAQWMPFEEFAAQPFSQKHELFKFITEICLAKVQGDYTGLSQMPVTSFFNDKLSCLYLNTRDLNKYRTSSDQS
- the LOC133876548 gene encoding nudix hydrolase 10-like isoform X1 — translated: MLVPDQVCKNGIEHAELLPATDDDHGGVIVDMKEAMDSEVFVTSLRASISKWRQQGKKGIWIKLPIGLVTLVEPAVGEGFQYHHAEPNYLMLVCWISETTSTIPANASHRVGIGAIVLNDKREMLVVQEKSGKFQGTGVWKIPTGTVDEGENIFMAAKREVEEETGIETEFLEILAFRQSHKMFFEKSDLFFICMMRPLSFDIQKQELEIEAAQWMPFEEFAAQPFSQKHELFKFITEICLAKVQGDYTGLSQMPVTSFFNDKLSCLYLNTRDLNKYRTSSDQS
- the LOC133876548 gene encoding nudix hydrolase 10-like isoform X3 translates to MLVCWISETTSTIPANASHRVGIGAIVLNDKREMLVVQEKSGKFQGTGVWKIPTGTVDEGENIFMAAKREVEEETGIETEFLEILAFRQSHKMFFEKSDLFFICMMRPLSFDIQKQELEIEAAQWMPFEEFAAQPFSQKHELFKFITEICLAKVQGDYTGLSQMPVTSFFNDKLSCLYLNTRDLNKYRTSSDQS